The Tessaracoccus aquimaris sequence GCAGCACGACGGTGTTTCCGACGCACTTGATGCCCGTCGTCGAGATGACCCGCTCACCCTGGATGGTCATGGCCTCCGCGCCGCCCGCCCACAATGCGTTGACGACGGCCTGGATGTCCTGCTGGTGCACCACGAGCGCATCGTCGTCGACGCCGGCCGGCTTCACGTCGTTGGGGGCGTCCATCAGCGTGACCCGCAGCCCCGGCCCCGTGACGGGCAGCATGCTCGCCTCGAGCTCGGCGACGCGCACCTCCTGCGACAGGCCGCTGCTGCCGGGTTGGGCAGCCGACAGGGACTCGACCTCTCCGCTCAGTTCCGACGCGTGGCCGCGCAGTTCCTCGTTCCGGTCGGCCTGAGTGACGATCAGGTCGCGGAGGTCGGCGCCGCGGTCGCTGCGCAGGTCCGTGCCGCGCGCCGCGAGCCCTGCGACGGTCATCATGAGGCCTGCGAGCACGCAGACGAGCACCGTAGCCACGCGACCCTTGGGCGAGCGGCGCCGCTCCTGGTTGCGGGAGATGTTGGCGCGCACGCGTGGGATGCGTCCCTTCAGCCACTCCCACCCGTTCATGCGCCCAGCCTAGCTGGGCTCCGAGCGTCTGAGCGGCCCCAGAATGTGTAATCGGGCGCGGCTCAATTAGGCTATGCCGGTCCGGAGAATCGTTGAGGAGGCACCAGTGCCCGAATCCAAGGTCCGCAAGCAGGCCGAGACCAAGAAGAGGTCGAAGGAAAAGGCCGATCTCGTAGAGCAGCGCAGCGAGCGCCAGCGCCTCGCGCCCGCCAACCGCAACTGGGTGCCCGCCGTCTTCATCCCCGTGGGCCTGCTCGGCGTCGCCTGGATGGTCGTCAACAGCCTCGCGGGCCAGGCGATCCCGTTCATGCGCGCCCTCGGCGACTGGAACATAGCGATCGGCCTCGGCCTGATCGTGGCGTGCTTCTCGTTCATGACGCTCTGGAAGTGAGCCTCCCCGAGCCGCTCGGCACGTTCGACGCCGTCATCTTCGACTTCGACGGCACCCTTGCCGACTCGCACGAGTCGATGATGAACGCCTACCGCGTCTTCGCGGCCGAGTACGGCGTCGACTACAAGCTGGCCGAGCAGTACACCGGCATGCCGACGGAGGCCGTCGCGAAGATCCTGCTCCCGCCCGAACTTGCGCGCGCGGGCGGCCTGCGGATCGACGAACTCGAGAGCACCAACACCGGCGGCGTCGTGGCGCTCCCCGGGGCCGTGGCCGCGCTCGCCGCGATCCCACCCGACAGGCAGGCGATCGCCACCAGTTGCACGGACCGCCTGATCGCGGCCCGGATGCGCGCTGCCGACCTGCCGATGCCCGCCGTGGTCGTCACCCGCGACATGGTCGCCGAGGGCAAGCCTGCTCCCGATTCGTTCCTGCTCGCCGCCGAGAGGCTGGGCGTCGACCCTGCCCGCTGCGTCGTCCTCGAGGACGCGCCCGCGGGGGTCCGCGGAGCAAAGGCCGCGGGCTGCGCCACCATCGGGGTGCGGACCCGCTACGACGACGAGGCCCTCGCGTCCGACTGGTGTGTCGACACCCTGGCGGACCTGCGCTTTGTCGCCACCGACGGCGGCATCGTCGTCACGCCCGCCTGACGCGCGCTCAGGCCTGCTGGGACCGCAGCGTCACGGCCGTCCCGTAGGCCGTCAGTTCCGTGACCGTCTCGCTGATCTTCCCACCGTCGAACCGCACCCCGACCACCGCGTCGGCACCCGCCTCGACGGCCTGCTGCACCATCGCCCCGACGGCGTCCTGACGGGCCGCGGTGTTCACGAAGGCCATCTCAGGGTTGTGCGCCATGTCGCGCGGGCGGGTGGCGATCCCGATCACCACGCCCACGACGCCTGTCACCTCGCGCCCCGGCAGGAACTCCGTGGTGGCAACGGGGATCGGGTACGACACGAACACGGGCCGCCTCGGGTCGACGTCGCGCTGCGGCTGCGGCGAGATCGGCGCGGGCGTGGGCGACGCTGGTGCCACCGGCTTGCCCTGTCCCGGGCCGGGGTGCGCTGGCGTCCCCTGCGCGGGCTGCGTGGGGGCCGGTTGTGGCTGCGCCGGACGCGACTGCGTCGACGGCGCTGGCTGAGTCGGCTGGGCCGATGGTCCCGGCTGGCCGGGCTGGGCCGTCCGCGTCGGTGGGGCCGGCTTAGGTGGGGTCGCCTGTCCGCCTGGCTGCGCTGAACGCTGCCGGGGCAGCGTGCCGGGTGGCCTCGGAACGGGCGGCTGCGGCCGTGGTCGTGGCCGCTCCGCCGACCCCTGTGGCTGCGTTGTCATCTCGCCAGCCTAGTGCGACGGCGGTCCGAGCGGCGCCGGGTAGGATGTCGCGCGTGACCGACGACCCCAATCAGCTGCCCAGCGACTCCGAGCAGACCGCGATCCGCAAAGAGAAGCGCGAACGCCTTCTGACCTCAGGCGTCGAGGCGTATCCGGCCGACCTGACCCGCACCCACACCCTGCGCGAGATCCGCGCCGGATGGGGGCACCTGGAGGCGGGCGAGGAGACGCAGGACGAGGTGACCACGGGTGGCCGCATCGTGTTCGTCCGCAACACGGGCAAGCTCGCCTTCGCGACGCTGCAGGACGGGTTCACGCCCGACGACAACGGCGAGCGGCTCCAGGTGATGCTCTCGCTCGCCGAGGTCGGCGAGGAGTCGCTCGCCGCCTGGAAGGCTGACGTCGACCTTGGCGACTTCGTCTGGGTGCGGGGCCGCGTCATCGCGTCGAAGCGCGGCGAACTGTCGGTGATGGCGAGCGAGTGGAAGATGGCGGCCAAGTCGCTGCGACCGCTGCCCGTCATGCACAAGGACCTCTCCGAGGAGGCCCGGGTGCGTCGCCGCTACGTCGACCTGATCGTCCGCGACGAGGCCCGCGACATCCTCCGCAAGCGCTCGGCCATCACCCGCGCCGTCCGCGATTCCCTCTACGACAAGGGCTTCCTCGAGGTCGAGACGCCGATCCTGCAACTCGTGCACGGCGGCGCGGCAGCGCGCCCCTTCGAGACGCACATCAACGCGTTCGACATCGGCATGTCGCTTCGGATCGCGCTCGAACTGCACCTCAAGCGCACCATGGTCGGCGGCGCCGACCGCGTCTTCGAGATGGGCCGGGTGTTCCGCAACGAGGGCATCGACTCGAGCCATTCGGCGGAGTTCACCATGCTCGAGGCCTACATGGCGTGGGGCGACCAGACGACGGTCGCCCGACTCATCCAGGACATCATCGTCGCCTCCGCGGACGCCGTCGGTTCCCGGGTCGTCGACTCGCCCAAGGGCGAGATCAACCTTGACGGCGAATGGGCGTGGGTCTCGGTGTTCCCGGCCCTTTCGGCGAAGGTCGGCGAGGAGCTGACCGTCGAGACGCCACTGGAGCGGCTGAAGGCGATCGCGGCCGAGCACGAGTTGGAGTACGACCCGAAGCTCGGCGCGGACAAGCTCATCATGAAGCTGTTCGAGGACCTCGTCGAGCCGGACCTGATCCAGCCGACCTTCGTCTACGACTACCCCTCGATCGCCCAGCCGCTCGCCCGCCCGCACCGCACCCAGCCGGGCAAGGTCGAGGCGTGGGACCTGATCATCGGCGGCATGGAGCGCGGCACCGGTTTCACCGAGTTGGTCGACCCGGTCGTGCAGCGCGACGTGCTTGTCGCGCAGTCGCTGCAGGCGGCCGCGGGTGACCCAGAGGCGATGCAGTTCGACTCGGACTTCATCGAGGCGCTCGAGTTCGGCGTCCCGCCGATGGGTGGCCTCGGGCTCGGCATCGACCGGCTCATCATGCTGCTGACGGGTGTCGGGATCCGCGAGACGATCCTCTACCCGCTGCTGCGCCCCCAGGGCTGACCTCACCCAGTAAGGCCCCCAGACCGGTCAGGCCGGGGGGACGCTCTGGCAGCGGCTCGGCCGACTCGTTGCCGCGGACCCCGACGAGCGTGGCGAGCAGGATCAGAGCGCCGCCGAGGATCAGTCGGAGCGTGACGTGCTCGCCGCCGAAGGCGACCGCGAACGCCGAGGCGAACACCGGCTCGAGCGTCATCAGCAGCGCGGTGCGCGTCGGCGGGATGTGCCGCTGGGCCCACGTCTGCAGCGCCATCGTGACGATGCCCGCCAGGATCGCCGTGTATCCGATCGCAAGCCACACCGACCCGACGGCGGGCACGTGGTAGCCGCCGGGGGCGCCCCGACGCCGCAGACGACCGCGACGCCGATCAACTGGACGACGGCAAGGCTGATGGGGTCCATGCTGGTCGCGTGCCGGTCGAGCACCACGATGTGCACGGCGTAGAGCGCGGCGCCCGCGAGGGTCAGCCACTCCCCCAACCCGAAGCCGGTCACGCCGTTGAGGCTCAACACCCCGAGCCCCGCGACGGCGAGCAGCACCGCGAGCCAGACGCCGCGGCCGGGTCGGGCACGAAACGCCAACCACACCACCAACGGCGTGATGACGACATAGGTTCCGGTGATGAAGCCAGACACGGAGGCCGCCGTGGTCTGCAGGCCGATGGTCTGGACGATCTGGCCCGCGCCGTAGATGGCGCCGATGCCGAGGCCGGTCAGCCACTGGCGTCCCGTCAGGCGGCGCAGCCGGGGCAGGAAGATCAGCGCGGGGATCAGCGAGCCGATCGCGAACCTGACGGCGAGGAAGTCGACGGGGTCGATCAGCGAGACGGCGTCCTTGATGACGAAGAAGGTCGACCCCCAGATCGCCGTGATCACGACGATCGCCAACGTGGCGAGGGTCGATCGCTGCATGGGGCCTCCTGGCGCACGTGGATGACGACAACCTAGAACCAGCGGCCCCCCGCTGCCAAGCGCGGCTAGATTGGGGCACAGCCGGGAGAAAGGAACGCGATGGCGATCCTGATCGACCCGCCCCGCTGGCCGGCCCACGGCACCGTGTTCAGCCACCTCGTCTCGGACTCCTCGCTCGAGGAGTTGCACGCCTTCGCGCGGGCGGCGGGGCTGCCGAGCCGGGCCTTCGACCACGACCACTACGACGTGCCCCAGGCCCGCTACGACGACCTGGTCGCGGCGGGCGCGCTGCCGGTGCGCGAGCGCGACCTGGTCCGCAGGCTGATCGACTCCGGGCTGCGCGTCCGAAAGGCAGACAAGACCCCCACTCGGGACGCCGCGCTCGACGCCGCCGCCCGCGACTGGGCGCGCTACGACCTGCCGGAGGGCCTGCGCGACGACCTGCTTGGGCGCTGGCGTGAGCCGCACCGCCACTACCACGACGTCCGGCACCTCGCCGCCTGCCTAGCGGCCCTCGATGACCTCGGCGCGACGCAGCGCCCCGTGCGGCTCGCGGCCTGGTTCCACGACGCCGTCTACGAGGGCGTCCACGGCAGCGACGAGGAACGCTCCGCGGCGCTCGCCGAGGAGCGCCTGGCCGGCCTGCTTGACGCCGCCGAGGCTGCGGAGGTCGCACGACTGGTGCGGATGACCGCCGAGCACCGGCCAACCGACGCGCCGTCCAAGCTCCTCTCCGACGCCGACCTCTCGGTGCTCGGCCAGTCGCCGGGCCGCTACCACGTCTACCTGCGCGACGTGCGCCTCGACTACGCCCACCTCGACGACGAGACCTGGCGGTCTGGCCGACGCACGGTCGTCCAAGCCCTGCTCGCCGCCGACCCACTGTTCCACACGCAGCAGGGCTCGGCGCTGTGGGCCGAGGCCGCCAGCCGCAACCTCGCGGACGAGTTGGCAGGCCTCACCTGAACCCCGCCTCACTACGCTTGGGCACCATGTCCAGCGACGAGAGCACCACCGACGACCCGTCCCAGGAACCGCCGAAGCGGCTGCTCAGGTGGTGGATCCTCGCGGGCGTCGCGGCGGCGGTGGCCGTGGCCCTCGCCGTCTCGGCCCCCACTCTGCTGAGGAATCAGGCGGAGGCGGAGGCACGCGACTCCATCATCAAGGCCTTCGACTCGGCAGCGGAGAGCTCGCTCGGCGGCTTCGCGGTGAACAGCGAGGGCGTCACGTCGCACACTGGCGGCGGCTACGGTCCGGGCGACGTCCAGGCGTTCGGCAACGACCCGCTGCTGAGCAGGGCCGAGGCTCTGACGTCACTCGGCCGGGGCGAGGACTTCGACCCGAAGCTCCTGCTGCAGCGCATAGAGGAGCGGGAGGCCGACTGCCCGTCGACCGCCTCGGGCTCGCAGGTGCGTCTCAAGCGGATCGACGAGACCCTCACCTTCACCGGATGCACGGCCCCCGGGGCCGTCTCCAACCTCAAGGTCTGGCGCGGCGACCGCCAACTCGACACCTCCTTCACCACCTGGTTCTCCCGCGAGGGCCTCGACTTCCTGCGGGGCTTCGCGATCGACGGCGCCGCCACCGACAGGCTCTACCAACTCGAGATCACCCCGCAGCGCGTCAGCATGGCGCTGGCCGACCCGGGCCGACCTGAGGCGTGCGTCGTGAACCGCTGGACCTGGTTCGTTGACGCCAATGGGGTCTCGCTCGACAACCTGGCATGCGAGAAGGCGTCCAAGGACCCCTGGGGGACCGAGCCCATGGCCGACGCCGACTTCGAGCCCTACGCCACCGTCGGCGACTGGGACCCGGCCGCCAGCCTCGACGAGATGACCGGTGCGCTCACGGCCGCGGGCGCCGCGCCCGACGCCCGCCTCGAGTCAGCCCGTCTGACGCTCGCCGGCCCATCGGGGGACGTCCCGGTCCTCACGGCAAGCGGCGGCGGCTACGACGCCGTCGTCGCGCTGCTCGCCTCCGACCAGCCGCGCCTCAGGGCGGCCGAGCAACGCGCGCCTGGGGTGCTGGGAAAGCCTTGGCCGGAACAGGCCGCCGGCTGGACGCTCACCGCCACGCCTGCCGGGCCGATCGGGGAGGCCGGCGCCCGCTACCGCAAGGGCGAGTTCACCGTCACCGCGACGATGGCGCCGCTGGAGCCGCTGCCGCCCAACTGGTACGACTGGCTCAGCGAGAACACCTACCCCGGCACCAAGGAGGGCGACGCGACCTGCGGCGGGCCTCTCTCGCTCGGGCTCCCGTTCTCCATGGACTCGTGCCACGTCCCCGTCGCGGGCGGCGCGCTGATCGTCAGCACGGAAAAGTACGACCGCGACATCCGCGACGCGATCCTGCCGCCGATGGGCGAGCTTGCCACCGCCATCGTCAAGGAGGTCTCCAAGTGAGGCGCGCCATCGTTTCCGCACTCTCTGTCGCGCTGATGGTGACGGCATGCACGGCCGAGGAGAAGCCCGAACCAGAGCCGGACCTTCCCACCCGGATCGCCGAGGACCTCAAGTCCTCGACGTGGCGACCGAAGGCTGTCGCGATCGCGGACGATCAGTTCGCCTTCCTCGCCGGGACCGACGACCGGCCCGAGGTCGCCGTCTGGACCGCAGACGACTACACCGGTGGTGTCACGCTCGAGCCCAACGTGACGGCAGTGACCGCAAGCCCGGCCCAACTCGACGTCGACACCCTGATCTCGCGGATCGACGCCCGGCGCGCCGAAGGCTGCGACCCGCAGGGGTTCCTGATGGCCGTCGGCGACTACGGCCCGCCTCTGATGGTCACCGGCTGCGGTCCGGTGCTCGAGGAGGCGCAGTATTTCGTCGGCGACGTCAGCTTCGCCGCGGCCGACGGGTGGCACTCGGCCGACGCCATGCGGTTCCTGATGGCGTTCACCGGCGCCGTCGGAGACCCCCGCGTCGCCCGGTTCAGCGTCACCGGAACCGGCGCGAGCCTCGCCTGGGTTGCCGACGCGCCCAGCACCTGGGGCGTCTGTCTGAGCGAGACCGTCACGTTCGGCGACGGCGTGCCGATCTTCGGGTGCGACAACGGCGTCGCGCTGGAGCCGGCCGGGTTGCCGCGGCTCGGGGCGGCGGGACCAGACCTGGCCGACCGGATCGCGTCGGCGCTCGAGGGTCAGGGCGACGACTCCCGCGTCGAACTGGGCTGGGCCGACGCGGCCGACCCCGTCCCGCTGCTGCGCGTCGGCACGCCCGGAGACACGCGCTCGATCGCGATCTACCCAGGCGACGAGGAGGCGGTCCGCGCCCACGACGGGCTCCCCGCCGTCACGGCCACCACCTGGCCCGAGTCGGTCGCCGGGTGGAAGACCTCGTCTCGGCCGGTCGCCGAGCCGTTCACGTCCTACCTGCTCGACAGGGGCGATCCCAAGGATCGGCTGGTGACGAGGGTCTCCCTGCTGACGCTCGGGTCGGAGGAGCGCCTGCCGGTCTCCGACGCGGGAACGGTCACCATCGACGGTGCGCGATGCACCTTCACTCCGGTCGAGGAGACGGTCTCGTGTGCCACGGAACTGGGCGGGGGCGCCTACCTCGCTGGGACGATCGAGGGCCACGCCAACAGGGACACCCCGTCGGCCAAGGCCACCCAGATCGCGGGCCTGCTCAAGGCGCTCGGGCCCCTGATCACGGCCTCGTGATCGGGGCCGCCCGCCGGTGATCCCGGCGTTGACTACCCTCTTCGCATGCAGAACCCCAGCCCGGCGCGCACCCCGCGACCTCGGCGTCGACTGCTCCTAACCCTGGTCGGCCTCATCGCGTTCGGGGTTGCGGCCGCGCTGGCGACCCCTGGGCTCCTGGGGCTCTGGCGCGACGCGAAGGCCGAGGAGGACGCCATGCGGTACTTCACGTCACGCGAGGGCAACGACGTGGGCGGCTTCTGGCTCGACAGCACGGGTAGGGCGTCATCGACGGTCGGCGGGTTCTCCGGCGAGGCGTTCGCCGGCCGGGACGCGCACTTGCTCCAGCGACTGGCCGACCTCACCTCGCCGGGCAGCAGCGACGACTTCGACCCGGCGCTGCTCTGGAGGCGGGCAGGCGAGCGCAGGGATGACTGCCCCGGCGCCTCGGTCGCGGCGCAGGTGCGGCTCAAGCGCATCGACGAGGTCCTCACCTTCAGCGGGTGCGACACACCCGCCAACACCACCGGCCTCAAGGTCTGGCGGGGCGAACAGGAACTGGACACGTCGTTCACCACCTGGTTCTCCCGCGAGGGGCTCGAGTTCGTGCGTGGCTTCGCGATCGACGGCGCGGCCACCGACAGGTTGTACGAACTGGACATCACCGCGTACCGCGTCAGCATGGCCCTGGTTGACCCGGGCCGACCGAGGGGGTGCGTGGTGACCCGCTGGACCTGGTCGCTCGACGATCTGGGCCTGTCCCTGGACGACGTGGCCTGCGAGGCCGCGATGAAGGGCCCGTACCAGAGCGAGGCCATGACGGTCGATGACTTCTCGCCCTACCCGAGCGTCGGAGACTGGGACCCGGGCGAGACGCTGGGCAGGCTGACCGCGGCGCTGGCCGACGCGGGCGCCTCCGAGGCCCGCCAGGCGAGTCTCCGCTTGGCCGGAGCCGAAGGCCGCACGCCCGCCCTGGCCGTCACCGGCGGGGGACGCGACGTGATCGTGGCGCTGGCCGCCGCCGACCAGCCGCTGCTGAGCGCCGAGCCGTCCGCCCCTGCCCTGCTTGGGCTGCCGTGGCCGGCCACGGTCGATCAGTGGCGCCTGACCTCGGAGCCAGGCGACGCGGGCGAGACGAAGGCGACCTACCTGCTCGGAGGGCGGTCCGTGACCGCCGAGGCGATCCCGCCGCGGCCCTTCCCCCGCGACTGGTTCGAGTGGACGGCCTCGGACATCCCGATGCCGGTGACGTCCGGGGGCGCCGTCTGTGGGCTTGCCCACAAGCTGACGAGCGGGGCGCTCTGCCTGGCACGGATCGAGGACGGGACGCTGCTCGTCACCGCGGAATCGGCCGAGGACCTCGCCCCGGTGGCCCAACTGACCGACGCGCTTGCGAAGGCGGGGAAACGATGAGGCGGCTTCTCGCCCCGGTGCTCGCGCTGCTGCTCGCCGCGTCGGCATGCACCGCCGCGCCGGCCGACGGAGGCGAGTCCGGGCTCGCAGATCGCATCGCGGAGCAGGTCCTGGGCTACGGCGACTCGGTCATCGGACTGGCGGTCAAGGACGACGGGTTCGCGCTGCTCGTCGAACTGGCCGGCCACCCCGGCATCTCGTTCTTCCGACCCGACGGCGACTACCGCGGGCCTGTTCTGGACCTGGGTGTTCTCGGTGTCCCTGCGACCCCCGCCCAGTTCGACGTGGCGGGCCTGCAGGCCGCCGTGCGGCAGCACGGCCCAGAGTGCGACTCGGGATGGCTTGTCGCGCTCGGCCCCGATGCCCCGCCCCTGATCGCGACGGGCTGCGCGGGCGAGGATCTGTCCATCGGCCAGACGCGATTCTCCCCGTCCGCCGAGGGGTGGCTCAGCCCTGAGGGGGTCACCTTCCTGCAGGCATTCGTGGCGGCGCTCGGCGATCCCCGCCTGACCCGGTTCACCGTCACCGAGGAAGGGCCAGTGCTCGGGTTCGTCCCCGACGGGGCCGCTGGGCGTCGGTGCAACGCCGTGCGTGTCGAGTTCGTCGGAGGCCTCCCGACCGGCTACTGCGAGGCCGGGGTCGGCACCCCGGACGTCCTTCCCCGACTCTCCGCTGCCGCGCCGGACCTTGGCAGCCGCCTGGCCGCCGCGGCCAAGGGCGAGGACGCGAGGATCGAACTGGTCTGGACCGATCCGTCCGACCCTCGACCGCTCCTGCAGGCGGGCACGCCGACGGCGAACGCCTCGTTCGCACTGACACCCGAGGACGAGCAGGCCGCCCGGGCCCGCAACGACCTGCCTGCCCTGACCGCGACGACGTGGCCGACGGTCGAGAGCTACCCGGGAGGCGGCGTCTCGCTGGCCGAGCAGACCTACTACCAGGGCGGCGAGGGTGACCTGCTGATCGCCGTCGTCGAGCCCTTCGGCGGGAGCCAGAGCGTCGCGCTCGACGCCGAGTACATGAGCACCGTCGAAGGCGCCCGCTGCACCACCCAGCGGCCCTCCACCGAGGTCGTCTGCCGGGTGGAACTCCCCCAGGGCGGCTACCTGGCGGTGACCGCGCGGGTCGGGCGCGCCGAGATCTCAGACGCCGCCGTCGCCGCCGCGACGCTGGCCACCGAGCTGGGTAGACGCCTGTCCGGTTGACACTATGTGGTCACGGCACCGGCCGACATTTGGTGAGTGAGTATTCACTCATTACTATGGCCCGGT is a genomic window containing:
- a CDS encoding cell division protein CrgA; the encoded protein is MPESKVRKQAETKKRSKEKADLVEQRSERQRLAPANRNWVPAVFIPVGLLGVAWMVVNSLAGQAIPFMRALGDWNIAIGLGLIVACFSFMTLWK
- a CDS encoding DUF881 domain-containing protein, with amino-acid sequence MNGWEWLKGRIPRVRANISRNQERRRSPKGRVATVLVCVLAGLMMTVAGLAARGTDLRSDRGADLRDLIVTQADRNEELRGHASELSGEVESLSAAQPGSSGLSQEVRVAELEASMLPVTGPGLRVTLMDAPNDVKPAGVDDDALVVHQQDIQAVVNALWAGGAEAMTIQGERVISTTGIKCVGNTVVLHGIPYAPPYVIEAIGDQESLQRGLDESHAIEIYRQYVAAYGLGYSVDRVGTLELPAYDGTVGLRFARQG
- a CDS encoding HAD family hydrolase, encoding MSLPEPLGTFDAVIFDFDGTLADSHESMMNAYRVFAAEYGVDYKLAEQYTGMPTEAVAKILLPPELARAGGLRIDELESTNTGGVVALPGAVAALAAIPPDRQAIATSCTDRLIAARMRAADLPMPAVVVTRDMVAEGKPAPDSFLLAAERLGVDPARCVVLEDAPAGVRGAKAAGCATIGVRTRYDDEALASDWCVDTLADLRFVATDGGIVVTPA
- a CDS encoding YbjQ family protein gives rise to the protein MAPASPTPAPISPQPQRDVDPRRPVFVSYPIPVATTEFLPGREVTGVVGVVIGIATRPRDMAHNPEMAFVNTAARQDAVGAMVQQAVEAGADAVVGVRFDGGKISETVTELTAYGTAVTLRSQQA
- the lysS gene encoding lysine--tRNA ligase, encoding MSRVTDDPNQLPSDSEQTAIRKEKRERLLTSGVEAYPADLTRTHTLREIRAGWGHLEAGEETQDEVTTGGRIVFVRNTGKLAFATLQDGFTPDDNGERLQVMLSLAEVGEESLAAWKADVDLGDFVWVRGRVIASKRGELSVMASEWKMAAKSLRPLPVMHKDLSEEARVRRRYVDLIVRDEARDILRKRSAITRAVRDSLYDKGFLEVETPILQLVHGGAAARPFETHINAFDIGMSLRIALELHLKRTMVGGADRVFEMGRVFRNEGIDSSHSAEFTMLEAYMAWGDQTTVARLIQDIIVASADAVGSRVVDSPKGEINLDGEWAWVSVFPALSAKVGEELTVETPLERLKAIAAEHELEYDPKLGADKLIMKLFEDLVEPDLIQPTFVYDYPSIAQPLARPHRTQPGKVEAWDLIIGGMERGTGFTELVDPVVQRDVLVAQSLQAAAGDPEAMQFDSDFIEALEFGVPPMGGLGLGIDRLIMLLTGVGIRETILYPLLRPQG
- a CDS encoding DUF4031 domain-containing protein; the encoded protein is MAILIDPPRWPAHGTVFSHLVSDSSLEELHAFARAAGLPSRAFDHDHYDVPQARYDDLVAAGALPVRERDLVRRLIDSGLRVRKADKTPTRDAALDAAARDWARYDLPEGLRDDLLGRWREPHRHYHDVRHLAACLAALDDLGATQRPVRLAAWFHDAVYEGVHGSDEERSAALAEERLAGLLDAAEAAEVARLVRMTAEHRPTDAPSKLLSDADLSVLGQSPGRYHVYLRDVRLDYAHLDDETWRSGRRTVVQALLAADPLFHTQQGSALWAEAASRNLADELAGLT
- a CDS encoding DMT family transporter, producing the protein MQRSTLATLAIVVITAIWGSTFFVIKDAVSLIDPVDFLAVRFAIGSLIPALIFLPRLRRLTGRQWLTGLGIGAIYGAGQIVQTIGLQTTAASVSGFITGTYVVITPLVVWLAFRARPGRGVWLAVLLAVAGLGVLSLNGVTGFGLGEWLTLAGAALYAVHIVVLDRHATSMDPISLAVVQLIGVAVVCGVGAPPAATTCPPSGRCGLRSDTRRSWRASSRWRCRRGPSGTSRRRAPRC
- a CDS encoding EamA family transporter, which codes for MALQTWAQRHIPPTRTALLMTLEPVFASAFAVAFGGEHVTLRLILGGALILLATLVGVRGNESAEPLPERPPGLTGLGALLGEVSPGGAAAGRGSSRGSRHPSAA